The Papaver somniferum cultivar HN1 chromosome 6, ASM357369v1, whole genome shotgun sequence genome segment aaaaacggatTTAGGTAGTTAACTGGCTATGTGGCAGTTAACCTGCTAGGTAAAAGACGACTTAACCCTCGTCTGAGTTCGTAACCAAACCAGTATCGAGTCAACTCGGTGACTCATTGCAACGGTCGGATTTGTAACGGTTGGATTTGTAACGGTCAGATTCAGCTTCATTCATATAAATTAGGCCCTGCAGAGAAGAACCATAGTATTTGTCATACTCaacagatcaaaaaaataaaaataaataagacatgagccaaaatgaagtaaactctccaggcagcagtagcagcagcaaggtAAGATTAAGATTAAAACAACCCTAATTTCATGTTCTATCTGTGCACAGGGAATTCATGATCCAAAGGTATGTCCTTGGATTTATTCCATGTGCAAATATATACCATGTAATGGTATAAGACAACTATTGTGttcaaaagcaaaagaaacaaacgaaaaaatgtttttgaagtgttcaattccaacctgtcagtactttgaatggtttgacgATGCCATCGATCCTGTCAAATGCAAGATGGTGAAATTACCAGTAGAGAATGGTTGTTACGCTTGCGGAGAATCTGGTCATTGCTTCAAAAACTGCCCACTGCAAAATCAAACCTGCAACAAAGATCACTGCAAATCAAAGATGGAGATGAAATTTTGCAAGAATGAACACAACAAGAACATAGCATACCTCACTTGTACAGATTGTGACGGTTTTAAATGGGTCTCAGATGaagtcttcattgctgcaaaaaacagaattatgcattcaagtttacaacttaatgctatatgtaaggaactcaacaatctgaaaatgtaaCCTGCAAATGTACTAATAAACAACCTGCCACTTTTGATTCAGCATTAATTCAagtctacaaaagaaaaaaatattgtcttcttaaacacaaaaaatcagaaaacggatctCAAATCATTTCTTCTTAGCCTTTCCATTTCCCCTTCCCTTTCCTTGTTTTATATTCTGAGATACAGATCCAATGTCAAAGAAGTTCTGATAAAGGTTATTTATTGTAGAGGGTGGAGTAGAAGATGGTGCTATAGATGGCAGACTCATAGGTGTTGTGGAAGCTGGAGTAGAAGATGGTGTTGCCAAAGGCTGACTGCCAGGCCCTGTAAAAAATTCACCAACAAATGATGtcgttctcttcttcttgtttgacTTAGCTGCACCCCTAACACCGGTGGTCTGACTTGGCTCTATGTTGCTGAAGGTGAAGCTTTGTGCATCACATTCAGTCATTTGCCTCTTTGCAGTTGGATTAGATCCCACTTCACCACCAGCACATGTTCTTTTGTTGTGGTTAGTAACATTTCCACATTTCCCacacctcctttttgtcttctcaACACGAGGTTCATCATAACTTCTTACCCTCTTGCTCTTGGGTCTTCCTGGTTTCCTACTGTGAGGAGGGTTCAAGATCTTCTTGTTCATGTTTGGCTGCAAGAACAAATGATGTCGTTCCCTTCTTCTTGTTCATGTTTGGCCCTGGACCATGTAGCAGGATCTTCTCTACTGAGATAAGCACCAGCTGCAGCACTCTGTTTCACAATATTGTCAAAATGTTCCTGCACAGCCAATCAAAAACTAGCTTAACTTGACTGTCAAACATTGCATAAAACCAATAACAAAGAACTTGGGGATCTTATAGGGGTGGTTCCCTTACTAACTGTCTTCTTCTTTGGTGTAGTCTTTGGAGTCCCAAACACTGTGTCTTTCATCCCCATCCACAAACATATACATCCATCCTCATTTACAAAAGAATCCTcccaaaaattatcaaaatcatcattgtttaacaatggcagtggcagacattcttccttaaaccaatataaATTAAACTTCTCTTTAACATCCATAGACAAACCCTTATACACCATATACTTAAGTGACATCAACTCTGTTTCATCTCTATGGCAATcaggaaataccaaagtctcattctttggctccgcatatacactgatattcctaaatttgaactgactgcaacacaaatgaaacaaaatcagatataaacctatgaaaacccaatgaaaacctaattaagcaatattacttaaaatcaaacacccaatcacgaaaattaaaccccaattaaactataaaaatttggtttcaaataaaccctaattacaaaggaaaaaaaacagaaaccctaaaaatcaatcgatcaattaaatcaattaactatcaatacaatgattttcatcatatattaagTCACGGGTTTCGTTAATCTTACCTTGATTCAGACAGTTTCAATCCCGGTTTGTACCTCATCTTCACTGTATCACCACTATCTCTGAATCCCTAAATATGTAGAACTTTTCTTCCAAATACACTCTGGTCTTTCACTAACATCTATGTCTTCAacaaaaacaacttcaataacatcagttttctttttcttttcaaacagcTTCAATACCTAACCCTAGTTTCAGAACTGGGAGAAGAGAACGAGGGAGAAGAGAGGACGAAATAGAAAGTGTGGTGAGAGATTACACCACACGCGTCTTTAAATGGGGAAGGGCACAGTCGTAAATTCTCGTACCGAGTTTGACTTATTCAACGCAGCTGACCGATCTGGTGGGCCCAGGTGTCAACTCTAACGGAAAGGCCAGTTTCTAAAAGAATTTAAAAGCttggccggtttattaattatatggtttgaagcaTGACACTTTATTAATTTGCCGTTTCTACATCTGTGAATTATAGCAGAGCAATGGCACACATTAATTGGATTGAATGACATAATTAGGTTGAGAGTGAAACGTCTTTGATCTGTGGATGAATCAGGATTGTTCTTTATATGCCAAACTGTAGATTTCCGTCCATTTGAAGAGAGTGTAAACACATATTAGTTGATCGATCTGGACCATCCTTTATGTGTTCCAACTATAGAGAGCCGTCGATGTAGGAAAACACcactgtcccttataatatagatcaAGAACGTCAATTTAGTTGCCTAATTAATAGTAAGAAAAACAAATTAGTGTAAgttgccattttttttttgataaacaaacaTATATTAACACTAGGAAACAGTTACATGGTGAGCGTTATTTATGGTACACAGTTTAGTAATCCATGCTTGTTTTTGGACAGGATGGTTACAGAATTAAGAGACCTTGAACTGCTCCTAAGCATGGACTTAGCTAACCTATCTGCGAAAACATTACATTTCCGATTTACATAAGAGAAATAAGAACAAGCAAAAAACTGAATGAGACGTTGAGTTTCAAGCAAAAATTGTTGCGCTCTCCAGTCAACAGCAAAATCGTTCTTCTTGATAGCCTTAATCACATCTTGGTTGTCACTATAGAAGCCTACTGGGTGATGTCCAAGCTGTCGAGACCATGTTGCTGATGCTCTAGATACTCTGAACTCTGCCTCAAATGAACTGGAACACCATCCGGATCCTCCTGCAAATTCAGTTACAGTTCCAAAATTATCAAGTTGTACTAGACCATAGGCATACTGTTTGGTATTGGAATTGAAAGCTGCATCAAATAAAAGGTGAAGCGTATCATCATTAGACATAGCAGGAACAGAAGTTGTTGTAAAACATTTCCCAGGATGCAAGCATTCACACTGAGTAACCTTAGAGGTAATTGGATTCAAAGTTGGTGATTTATAATGAAAGGATTGGAGATCCCTAGGTATAGAATGAATAAGAGCCAGATGATTAGGTTTAATCTTTTGAAAAACTACTTGACATCGATACTTCCAAATAAACCACAACACATAAGCAATTTGATCCCGAATTTTTTTATCATGCAACCAGCTGATGCAccaatcaacaaaagaaacattATGAGCCTGATAATAAAAGGGAGATAAATAGAGACCGCGCCAGATATCCTCAACAAAGACACAATTAGTAAACAGATGATCCGCAGTTTCTATATCCAAGGATTGACATAAAGAACAAGTTTTGTCCATATGATTAAACCTCCCTACAACTGGTTTAACTGGTAAACAACCAActaaagttttccaaagaaaatatttaACTCTGGGAATGACATTAAGATTCCAAATTTTAGACCAAGCAACTTTAGCAGTAACAACAGACTGATTAGCAAGATAATTATAAGCTGATTTGACGGAAACCATACCATTCTTGGTCCCTAACCATTTAATAGAATCTGGCCTAGAAGAATCAGGTTCAAGCACTTTAAGAGCATGAATGGTATTATCATCAAACAAAGTATGTATTAAAGGAAAATTCCACTTACCTGCAGGAGTGATAATATCAGATACCTTTTGTGTAGAGCTAACACTAACACCAGATCTTGGTACAGGACACTGACCATTAGGTAACCATTTGTCTGTCCAAAGATTTATATTATTACCATCTCCTATTACCCAACAATGATTTAACTTAATTACCTCAATGCCTCTACAGATACTAGTCCATATCCATGATTTAACCATTTTCTTCTTGTAATGTAAAGGATcagattttggaaaatatttactTTTAAGAATTTGACACCACAACTGATCAGGACTAGTAATAAGCCTCCAAGCTAACCTAGTAAGAAAAACCAGACTAAATTTATGTGGATTTCTAAAGCGTAAACCCCCACTAGCCttgtttttacaaaaaaaaaaaccaagactTAATGTAGCTGCTTTTAGAACCTTCTTTACGTTTCCACCAAAAGTCCCGCTGCAGAGCATTCAATCTATCTAAAATTTTATGAGGTAAAGCAAAACACGTCATTTGATACATGGGCATTACACTAGTAACTGAAATAATTAACACAGCTCTACCGGATTGTGAAAGTAATTGAGCCTTCCAACCTTTAATTCTGTGATAAACTTTATCTAACATACATTGATAAGTAAAACTCTTCGATCGATGAAAAAATAAAGGGGTACCTAAGTATTTATCAGTTTTCGTAATCCTACCGATCCTAAGAATTCAAGCTAAAGTTTTACAATTTTTATTCGGAACACCTTTACTAGAGTAAACACCAGATTTCTGGTAGTTAACAGTCTGGCCAGAAGAAAGactaaacatattaaaaatatCCAACAAGTTCCTAGCCTGAACTATAGTAGCATTGGTAAATAAAAAAGcatcatctgcaaagaacaaGTGCGATACAGAAGGACTACCAGCAATAACCTTAATACCAGTAACTAATTTATGTTGTTCCGCATACAACAGTAACTTGGACAGAGCTTCCATACATAGAATAAAAATAGTAGGAGATAATGGATCTCCTTGACGAATTCCCCTAGAAGGAGCAAAACTTTCACCAAGAGATCCATTAACCAACACAGAGTAAGTTATAGTAGATATACACATATAGATTAGATCACAGAAATCATCAGAGAAACCCAGCAATCGAAAAACATGAATAATAAACGCCCATTCCATTCGATCAAAAGCTTTGGAAAGATCTAACTTAATAGCCCTATGGTCTATCTTACGTTTACAGGTTTTCATAGTATGCAAAACTTCATGAGCGGCTACGATATTATCCGTAATATGCCTATTAGGAATAAAAGCTAACTGATTTTGGGAAACTAGACTATCTAAATAGGGTTTTATACGATTAGCTAAAATCTTTGCAATAATTTTATAAAGAGCATTACTTAAACTAATGGGTCGAAAATCACCTGGACTTGTAGGAACTCGTACTTTAGGGATTAAAGATATAAATGTATGATTAACACTTGGATCTAAATACTTAGTTCTAAAAACTTGTTGAACCCAATAATCCAAATCAAACTTAACAAGATCCCAATGATGTTGATAAAAACCAGGGGGAAATCCATCAGGTCCTGGAGCCCCTCAAGAATTCATCATaaataaagaagatttgattTCATGCTCATCAGGGATTTGACACAGAGTAAAGTTATCAGAAGGAGTCAAAATTTTCGcaaaaatagaagaaaataaaGGATCAATACAAGGATTAGCAGAATGACTAATATGTTTGAAATGGTTAGTTATAAGAGTGCTAATTGAAGACTGACCTTTAATCCACAAGCCAGACGCATCTCGTAAAGTATAAATGTGATTAATTCTTCGTTTTTcagaagcatgttgatgaagaaATTGAGTATTATGATCGTTTTCTTTAATCCATTTATCCTTAACATGCTGACTCTAATAAGTTTTTTCAATAGCTACCAAGACTCAAGATCATTATGCAAATCATTTAAAGCTGCTTTGGTTTCAACAGGAGGGTAAAGCATTTTTCACATCAATAGCAGAAAGAATATCagaaatatttttaaatatattACCAAATTCATGTTTATTCCAAAGCCTAAGTGTATGATGCAAATGAGTCATAGTTCTAGTAAAACTACTATGTTTATTCTGACTGGTGCAAACTGACTGTTGAACAAATGATTCATAAGTATTATGTTGTTGCCAACATCACATGTATCTCATAGGTTTATATAACTTGTCACCAAAATGAGTTGTCTATAACATAATCGGAGCATGAATAGATACAACTCTAGTGAGATGAGTATTAAGAGAATTAGGGAAATATTCTATCCACTTATGGTTAACAAAGACTCTATCAAGTCGCTCTTGAATGTTTGAGCACTACCAGATCTCTTATTAGTCCAGGTAAAAGGCAAACCAGCATAATTCAAATCAATTAATCCTAATTTTTAGATGCAACTATAAACATAAGCATAACTACTAGAAGTAACAGAATTTCCTCCCTCCTTTTCAGATTCATCCATAATAAAATTCATATCACCAATTACTGCCCATGGTATAGTAGGATCATGAAAAGCATAGATAAAATCCCATTGCCTAATCCTTAAATGGTTATCTAAGGCACCGTAGATAAAAGACATGAAATCTAGCattagctttcaaaatttgaaaatggaAAACATTATCTTGAAACTGAATCAGTGAAGCAGAAATATTTTAAAACCATACTATTGCAATGCCACCTGATTTACCAACAAAAGGAATTAATAACCAATCGTTTGCATGTAATTTATATAAAACTTGCTCCATGAAAGGAATTTTGGATTTAGTTTCTattaagaagaagagaatatcaATATGATGTGTCTTTATCAAATAACTTAAATGATCTTGTTTTAAGGTAGACCTAATGCCCTGCAAATTCCAGGAGAGGATCCTAATATCATATAAAGATTGATAACTAGGTGAACCCATAATTGAAAAACTTTGAATAAGAAGATTGAGAAAAAAATTGTAGCGAAAAGAGAAATTAACCTAAAATTAAGGGAAGAGTGGAACCAGATCAAACAGAATAGAAAGAAGAACAGAGAACAACTACTTTTAAAATTGAAGTAGAGTAAGAAAGTAAGTACCTCTATAGCATCAACGGTAGTCCATGTTTGGGCTGGAAATTCTTCAACGACTACAGCCGTATCTTCTGGAAGACGATAAACccgtttaacaaaatttcttgacaTATTAATATCTTCACTCGAAAGAACGATTTCTTCTACAATCCGTGGAAGGATTCCATCATCCCTAACATCCTCAGCAACATCTACCCATTCTGGACTAAATTGTGGATTCTGATCTGGAACCATCGATGAAGTCGAGGTATGAGTATTATCTCGAATATGGATCCGACCCGACTGGACCCCCAAATCAACATACTGATTTAGCATTCGAGCCCAAGTATTGTATTTCTGTTGTTGCTTATCGAATTTTTTCTGGCCCGTTGAAGTTTCTTCACTAACAGTAACCACAGTTTTACCTTTCCCCGATTCAATATGAGGCATGAGATTTTTACCTTTGTCTGTGGGACTCGTTGGATGATATGTAGCATCAGCTGAATTAGTTTCACGTATCTGGTCGACAACGTCATGTAAAATCCTTTGTCTTTTCTGATCCCTTGCACTGTGTTGGTCTTGATCAATAGCACTATCATAGATTCGCAACCCAGATACCGCAGAAGCTAGTCCATGAGTAGTACATCGACCCTGCACTCTGTTGCCTCCGATAATCATCCgtgcattttcttcatcttcaaagacAATGGTCGGCATATTGCATCGATAATCAAGATGACTGTCAGAACAAGTTAGATGATTATGATTAATATTCCAGCAATATCTGCAGGTGGCATGAGGAAGACTATCAAAGTAGGCTTTAACATCCAGTGTTTCAAAATATTCATATCGAATGCGGATTTTATGACGAAGTGGCGTGGTTAGGTCGACCAAAACATGTGCTTTGTAAATACTAGCCTTATAAACAAGACCTACCATAACCAGAACTTCACCAACCTTATCAGCCAACATTTTAGCAACATATCCCCTTTCCACTAAATCTTCTCGTAAAGAAAACTTAGTCCAGAAATCATGCACCGTAAAATCTAGGTGGTGCAGCTTAACATCAGCGGACCAAAATCTTAGAGTCAGCAATTTTCCATGCACTCTACTAGGGTTTTCATAGATGGCTGTTGCAAAATCACCTGCCATAGTAAAACGAAACACAAAAACCTGGGTATACGGTGTTTTTCGTATGATTACTCTTCCAACAGGGGACCAGATTAAGTTTATTGCAATTGCAGCAAGCCGCGTAAACTCCAAATATTCTCGAAAGGGACCTTCTGCAAAAGCTTCATTATCATGCAGTGTTTGAGTAATATGATTTATGTAAGCGTTGGTAGGGATGTCAAACATGATGATGTTCAGTGGAAAAGGCAAGTGAAAGTACAGAATGAACACAAGGTAAGAAACAAAGGGATTGAGAAGAACATGGTGTCTGGCTTTCAACTGAGGGAATTTATAGTGTAGAAGA includes the following:
- the LOC113287201 gene encoding uncharacterized protein LOC113287201, with translation MAIICYQCRLRISNQCYPLPSLLHYKFPQLKARHHVLLNPFVSYLVFILYFHLPFPLNIIMFDIPTNAYINHITQTLHDNEAFAEGPFREYLEFTRLAAIAINLIWSPVGRVIIRKTPYTQVFVFRFTMAGDFATAIYENPSRVHGKLLTLRFWSADVKLHHLDFTVHDFWTKFSLREDLVERGYVAKMLADKVGEVLVMVGLVYKASIYKAHVLVDLTTPLRHKIRIRYEYFETLDVKAYFDSLPHATCRYCWNINHNHLTCSDSHLDYRCNMPTIVFEDEENARMIIGGNRVQGRCTTHGLASAVSGLRIYDSAIDQDQHSARDQKRQRILHDVVDQIRETNSADATYHPTSPTDKGKNLMPHIESGKGKTVVTVSEETSTGQKKFDKQQQKYNTWARMLNQYVDLGVQSGRIHIRDNTHTSTSSMVPDQNPQFSPEWVDVAEDVRDDGILPRIVEEIVLSSEDINMSRNFVKRVYRLPEDTAVVVEEFPAQTWTTVDAIEEDPDGVPVHLRQSSEYLEHQQHGLDSLDITQ